In a genomic window of Equus quagga isolate Etosha38 unplaced genomic scaffold, UCLA_HA_Equagga_1.0 HiC_scaffold_3011_RagTag, whole genome shotgun sequence:
- the LOC124232174 gene encoding spermatogenesis-associated protein 31E1-like, protein MGGSWQSGAGVGAERGRPGWKAGSSTARTEPKKESRAGTSPDPCCGVAGLEGSSASQSPTAQGAGALVQAEEALLWYLTWRSTLPAPSRTGNVPGRDPVSPGSRKSTSPPTHSAAAAQEPKELRLPTKLASQLELPGKLPAQKQPQGRAAGMLLQDPPTHGLHATWSPGQVPHALPSRARRSQGQQQPRRPKRKAPWKSQLPPIEETEEEMSPGARGDEERLAGLRASQASRTSHPPQVGGLGDTLGSKCLQLLPHKAPVLPEGRFTKGLSRFLPCLRPSKEDQEPADPLPEGKPAAATPHSQEPGRNSSAVDGKALEAQQSGTSFGRALRERLGLGRRLRASLSRQRKGRFLAWLAGRSCSHGVPSLPHQRE, encoded by the coding sequence ATGGGCGGAAGCTGGCAGAGCGGCGCCGGAGTCGGGGCTGAGCGAGGCCGTCCAGGCTGGAAAGCAGGTTCCTCCACGGCCAGGACTGAGCCAAAGAAGGAGAGTCGGGCAGGGACCTCCCCAGACCCCTGCTGTGGGGTAGCAGGCCTGGAGGGGAGCTCAGCCTCCCAGTCTCCCACAGCTCAAGGGGCCGGGGCTCTTGTGCAGGCCGAGGAAGCCCTTCTCTGGTACCTCACCTGGAGATCCACACTGCCGGCCCCCTCCAGAACCGGCAATGTGCCTGGGAGAGATCCAGTGTCTCCAGGGTCCCGGAAAAGCACCTCTCCACCCACACATTCGGCCGCAGCTGCCCAAGAGCCTAAGGAGCTGCGCCTTCCAACAAAGCTCGCGAGCCAGCTGGAGCTGCCGGGGAAGCTCCCGGCCCAGAAGCAGCCTCAAGGCCGTGCTGCCGGCATGCTCCTTCAAGACCCTCCTACTCATGGTCTCCATGCCACGTGGTCTCCAGGCCAGGTGCCACATGCCCTCCCATCAAGGGCACGGAGGagccaggggcagcagcagcccaggaGACCAAAACGGAAGGCCCCGTGGAAGAGTCAGCTTCCCCCGattgaggagacagaggaggagatgagTCCCGGGGCAAGAGGGGATGAAGAAAGACTCGCGGGACTGAGGGCTTCCCAAGCCAGCAGGACGAGCCACCCTCCCCAGGTCGGGGGACTAGGAGACACCCTTGGGAGCAAatgcctccagctcctgccacacAAGGCACCGGTCTTGCCAGAAGGCCGCTTCACTAAAGGCCTGAGCCGCTTTCTGCCATGCCTAAGGCCCAGCAAGGAAGACCAAGAACCGGCAGATCCCCTTCCAGAAGGCAAGCCTGCGGCAGCCACGCCCCACAGCCAGGAACCTGGCAGAAACAGCTCGGCCGTGGACGGCAAGGCTCTGGAAGCTCAGCAGTCGGGGACCTCCTTTGGACGGGCCCTGCGAGAGAGACTGGGCCTTGGCCGAAGACTTCGTGCCTCCCTGTCAAGGCAACGCAAAGGCCGATTTCTGGCCTGGCTAGCTGGGCGCTCCTGCTCCCACGgggttccctccctcccacaccaACGAGAGTGA